tcattcctctgtcaatcatcttcctctgtcaaccatggttacctgcaaggaaacacgtgcagtcatcattgctttgcacaaaaataacttcacaggcaaggatattgctgccagtacgattgcacctaaatcaaccatttatcagatcatcaagaacttcaaggagagcggttctattgttgtgaaggcggcttcagggcgcccaagaaagtccagcaagtgccaggatcgtctcctaaagttgattcagctgcaggatcgtggcaccaccagtacagagcttgctcaggaacggcagcaggcaggtgtgagtgcatctgcacgcacagtgaggcaaagacttttggaggatggcctggtgtcaagaagggcagcaaagaagccacttctctccaggaaaaacatcagggacagactgatattctgcaaaaggtacagggattggactgctgaggactgtggtaaagtcattttcctctgatgaatcccctttccgattgtttggggcatccggaaaaaagcttgtccggggaagacaaggtgagcgctaccatcagtcctgtgtcatgccaacagtaagcATCCTGAGACAATTCATGCgttgggttgcttctcagccaagggagtgggctcactcacacttctgcctaagaacacagccatgaataaagaatggtaccaacatatCCTCTGAAagaaacttctcccaaccatccaggaacagtttggtgatgaacaatgttTTTTTCAGCGTGATGGAGCACCTAGCCATGAGGctaaagtgataactaagtggctcggggaacaaaacatcaatattttgggtccatggccaggaaactccccagatctTAATCCCACTGAGAAATTgttgtcaatcctcaagaggcgggttgTCAATCAAAAACCCATAAATTCTGACACACTCCAAGCATTGactatgcaagaatgggctgccatcagtggcccagaagttaattgacagcatgccagggcggattgcagaggtcttgaaaaagaagggtcaacactgcaaatattgactctttgcatgaacttcatgtaattgtaaaaaaaaaaaaagcctttgacacctatgaaatgcttgtaattatacttcagtattccatagtaacatctgacaaatatctaaaagacactgaagcagcagactttgaaaagtAATATtggtgtcattctcaaaacttttggccacgactgtacagtctTTACCCGCTGTTCCTGACAAACTAGAGGCTATCAATGCTAAGCTTATCCAGTCGAACTGATCTTCAGTCACTAAATCCATTGCGATCCCAAACCTGTCAATGCATAACACAAGTCCTCCAATTTAAAACATCTATTCTAAAGCTAAGACTACCCTCCATTACTGAAAAACATGCTGACATGTTCCAAGTCAGAATTGTTTTTGTTCAGATGCCGGTCACAAAATGTTCTGTCATCATGACATGTTGGACATATTTAAAAAGCAACTGGTATCAGACAGGtttacttcttttttttcttgAGATTAGAAGTCATGTTTTACAAGTCATTTTTTGATGCAAAGTAATTTGACCTTTTCCATTACTCTTGTGAAATGCATGCACTCTTTAAAAATGCCATGCATATACTACAAGCAATATACAAAAATGCACATAAGTGCAAATATATATTGCAAATGCATGTTGTTTCACATCTTAGATTAAATGATAAAAGAAAGGACAAATTTAGGCTAATAGAAACACAATCAGATAAGTCAAATAAGAAAAGAGTGTAATGGGTatatccatttgaattcaatctcTTTTACATATTTGCCCAATGTAGGTGCTCTGAAAGGGAATTTTTGgaccaatttttatttattttttttgtcttcaTATTCGCATATGTTGTATGTTATACCCTATTTTACATCAtctgaggtttttgtgttgtgctGGCCATCagttgagacacaacatgctcttgaatagaGGGTGGGGTCAACTTTCAAATGGTAGCATAAAtatggttggaggtccacacgTCAGAGAATGGGACTGTTGTTTTAAATTATACTGTCAATCCTCCATAGAAACCTATTGAAATTGTAGAAATATCGATAATAGAATAGACACGCCCAATTAGGTTGACATCCGATGGTGGGTGGACCAGAGGCCATCTTTGTGGTAGTAATTAGAAGATAACATTGAAATTAAATGTACATTTCAATGGTGTACCagctaaattgcagtggtctgaagggataTGTCACTTCTAagaattctatttctatgattgaaatAACACTcactgtattcaagagcatgttgtctCAACTGATGgcaggcacaacacaaaaacctcagaTGTAAAGTAGGGTCTAAAATACAACATATGCAAATATTTAAAACATATGAGTTTACATGTATTTAGATAATTGATGTtgaaggttaaaaaaaaagtatttatttttactacattgaacaaaaatttAAACGCAGCATGTAatgtgttagtcccatgtttcatgagctgaaataagaagctgattaaacaacatgatccttacataggtgcaccttgtgctggggacaataggccactttaaaatgtgcagttttgtcacaacacaatgccacagatgtctcatgttgagggagcatacaattggcatgctgactgcaggaatttccacctAGCGCTATTGacagataattttatgttaatttctccaccataaACTGAGGCATTTGATAGTGcatccaacaggcctcacaaccgcagaccacgagGGGGGAGTGgcctgcacccctgcccagtcatgtgaaatccatacattaggGCCCAATTTATTAATTTAAATGGActggtttccttatatgaacagtaactataaaatctttgaaattgttgcatttcatatttttgttcagtatatatttatttttttaagaaaTTATAAAATATGTTCCTCAGTGTTTTTGTTGGAATTATGTTTTACTGTAAGAAAATAAACATATCAAAAACAGATAAATGCTTATCTTTTGCAATAACCCATTAAAGGACatgaacagtcaaaatcatgCTTTTCATTAAAATTTGATGATATTTGATGTAAACCAGATCAAAGAAATTCTTTGGAGATGATTTTACTGCAACACTGCATCCAAGTTGCTACATTTGCTGTCAGTCAAGGCGAGCTCATCAATTTAAGCTCCCTGCCCACTGTCTGTTTTCTGTTtagtattttacccccttttcctccccaatttcatgattatgatcttgtctcattgctgcaactccccaacaggcttgggagaggcgaaagttgagtcatgtgtcctccgaaacatgacccatcAAACCATGcttcttaaaacctcttagagccaGGTGAGACGCTGGCCAACAGGAAATGGAAATGCGCAAcgccaaatgctaatagtactcgataaaactcaaactttcattaaaacacacatgcagggtactgaattaaagctacactcgttgtgaatctagccaacatgtcaggtttttaaaatgctttttcggcaaaagcatgagaagctattatctgatagcatgcaaccccccgaaatacctgaaggggacgtaaacaaaagaattagcgtagccggcgctacacaaaacgcagaaataaaatataaaacattcattacctttgacgagcttctttgttggcactcctatatgtcccataaacatcacaattgggtcttttttttcgattaaatccgtccatgtatacccaaaatgtccatttatatagcctgtctgatccaggaaaaaacTGCTTTCCAAAACGaaacgtcatttttaaaaatgaaaaaagttgcctataaactttgacaaaacacttcaaactacttttgtaacccaactttaggtatttgtgaacgttaataatcgatcaaatcgatctgtattcaatagcagctactcttgaAATCATGGTCCATATTCTCTCTTCCATAAACTTCCTCCTGTGTACTGgatgacaggaagtgcctatttcTCATTTCACCAAGGATTAATTTCAACCCAATtgccagtactggcgacatcgtgtggaagctgaaGGAACTGTAAACTGGCcgctatctattttcccttgccatagacaattcagagactggcggatggatactttttttgtgtgtgtgaccaggtttttcttgggattttgcCTGCtattcacgttctgttatagtcacagacatgttttaaccagttttagaaacttcagagtgttttctatccacacatactaatcatatgcatatactatattcctggcatgagtagcaggacgttgaaatgttgcgcgatttttaacaaaatgttgaaaaaagtCACCCGATCTTTAACAGTTAAcacctgctcgcttaacccgggaagccagctgcaccaatgtgctggaggaaacaccgttcaactgacaaccgaggcagcctgcaggcacccagcccgccataaggagttgctagagcgcgatgagccaagtaaatcccccggccaaaccctcccctaacccggacgacactggaccaattgtgcacagccctatggaactcccggTCGGTAataacacagcctgggattgacgccacaacactgcgatgcagtaccttaaaccgctgcgccactcgggaggcctcagCCTGTGTTTTCAAACGTCCTGGTAGTTAGCAATGAGAGAAAAAATACTTATCAAAATGAATTTTAAGCACCTTTAAGCTATTTAAGCTAAAGAGTCATGTCCATTGGCCAGTCTTGTGCTTTGGGTCTGGAATTTTCCCATGCAGGATATGCGTGCGTAGCCTATCCTGTATCCCCCTCATATGTTACTTTGCATACAGACAAGAAGTGCGAATTGCCTTTTTGCAATATTAAAGTGACTGTCTTGATATGGCTTACTGCGTACCTGTAGGACAGGCTATTTACCTTGTTGATGCCTTCGTCCATACATTCAATGCGACATTCAGATACGCCAAAATTCGGTACCGCACTGTCGCTTTATTGAAAGTGGGGGCGTGGCAATTAGCAGTGGGTGTTGAATGGGACTGTAAAGTCCCCCAAAACAAAATGTTCATAATTCTAGTTTATTATGTGCTTTGTTATTTAAGTTATTTAGATAACATAAATAGCACAACTCTTATATATGCTTAATCGTGTACTAAACTGAAATATGTGTGCATCGCCATCTTTATTAAGGGACAATGTAGCCCGTGCAAGTAGGATAACTTCCAACGAACTAAATTAAATATTTGATGTCCAAATGTAAATGCCCATTTCAAAGATATTACACTGAATTGTGTAGGTTGTTTTGAAGTCAAAACGCACGTTTATCTAAGTCCAATGTGCATTAATTGATAGCGGTTCTATACCAGTCGCCATGTTTGTTTTGGGTGACGCCAAATGCTGTTTTCCTCCCCTTTTGGTTGTCAAGAAGATGGCAGCTTCCAGGCAGGCATGAGAGGGAATACTTCTTCGCAAATCGAATGAATTTGGGCTAGTGATTCATGAGTAGACACCCAAATCGTCTTATTGGAAATAGTACACCGAAAGAAGTAAGTAATATGTCTTATGGATGTCAGATTTTGTAAATATAGGTGTTTTGTTGTGGCGAACTGTACGGCCATTTTTCTTGAGGGAGCTTGAAAGTAGGCCGATTTTCGAAAAGATGGCTGATTCCAGAGACGGCATGATAAATAACAACACTTTATTTGAAATGTTACATATTGAATTACATTACACTGGCTATATAATGCATTTATATGTATCTAACTATTGTATGTAATTGGTAAAGGACGCTGTGCTAATAAGCCTGCCATGCTAACATTGTGAGTTTGCTGGCTACGATAGTCTATTAGCCATAACTCTGTAGTGCATGCGCGGGTTTCTAATTGATGTGTTGTGAAAGTTTCAGATTTCACGTGGTATTGTGCATCTGAGAAATTACATTCGATTCCACTTGAAAGATGTATACAATTGTAAGCAGAAGCGGCGATAGATTGAATGAATGTGACAAATATGGCGACTCCCAGAGAAGCGTGAAAATCGCAATCCACAAACGGGTCTAATTGCAAATGCTTTTCGTGTATTATTAGTGGTACACTTGATACACATATTTAGTAATATGACTGTAGTGGGATATGGCTAGTACACCTGCTTGTTGAAGCAGTAGGTTAAAGCTTAATTTAAAACACGTATGTCTTTCATTTGTCTTCTCTTCCGCCATTTTTCAGACTGGCGGAGGTTTGTTTGGTTGTTAAACAAGATGGCGGCTCCCATAGTGGCACTTTAGGGTTGCTTCAAAGCTTTAACTGCAAGATGCAAACGTATAAAAAAAATCTAAGGACGCGCAATATAACTTCTATGCTTTGAGTTGTGATGTCGAATACATTTTTATCTTTAGAGTGAGTAGCTATTAGGTGTATCATAATTCATTATTATAATTGCCGGCTTTTTGCGAAACGTCAGGAAAATGGCGACTTCCCTGGAGTTTACAATTACaatattatttttttcaaatgCACGCTATCAATGCATCGGGTTTGGGCCCAACATTCGATTGCACCTGCAGTTTTCACTCTGCACAATTTGTCATAGTTTTATCCTCACTTCGCAAGTATCAATAGACTTGATCAGAACTCGTCATCAATCTTGCTTTGGAGTTCTCGTTTTTTTGTTTAAACAACCCTTTTTTCCCCTGAAGAGGACATGACTGGTTCAGCTCTACAGCCACGATGGAAGCGGGTACTGGGATGGTCTGGCCCTGTCCCTCGGCCCAGACATGGTCACAGAGCAGTTGCTATAAAGGAATTGATGGTTGTTTTTGGAGGAGGAAATGAAGGAATTGTGGATGAGTTGCATGTCTACAACACAGGTAAGATAACCTCACCATGCAGCCGAATCTGCATATTGTCAACTCTCCATACACTAATTTATTTGATATTAGCAATTACTGTAGGAGATGCGTCATTCTACTATACTTGTTTATTCTTCTAATCCGATGGCCCCTCTATATGTTGCATTCGCCCGCTGTTGTCAGCAGCCTGTTTTGTGTAGTGTGCTGGAGATCAGACTTAGAGAAATGTAGTCTGACATTACCTGACAAACTGTCGCCGCCTGGTGGTAAAGAACGGAAAGCGCACAAATGAAAATGGCGCGCTAAAATAAAATGGACGACACTGTTTTGAACACTCAATTATTGGATGCACTCAATTTCTGTTCACTTTATTGTACTGATATTGTCCCGAGTTACAAATGTAGttatttcaacattttgttcCAAAGAAACACTTATGTAGTCAACATGCACAGTTATaagtgttttattattattatatgttaTGTTTTTGAGAGCGCAATGACGTTACAGTTGAAATTTGGGTTATGCAGATAAGAGTACAATGCATAGAACATACACTTCTCATGTGACACTTTCAAACAAGAAGATGCAGGCTACATTTGTCAGAGATGCTTGGAACATGCTCGAGTAAATATTTACTCAAAAGAGCATTTGCTTCACATCATAGGCCTACCCAGCACTTGACCACCCAACAATGTCTACCTGTCTATACACAGACTAACCTCTATCTATTTAATCTAGCAACAAACCAATGGTTTATCCCTGCGGTTCGTGGTGATATTCCCCCTGGATGTGCTGCATATGGTTTCGTTTGTGATGGCACCCGGCTTCTGGTGTTTGGTGGAATGGTGGAATATGGAAAATACAGCAATGATCTTTATGAGCTACAGGTAATGGGATGCTTACACCACATTCTTGCTATAACAGTGGTAGAGCTAAAGCCAGGGGTAAATGGATTACAGCATGCTATCATCTTTTGCATATGCTTTTTTTGTTCAGGCCAGCAGATGGGAATGGAAAAAGTTGAAAGCTAAGACTCCCAAAAATGGCCCGCCTCCCTGTCCTCGACTTGGCCACAGTTTCTCGCTGGTGGGTAACAAGTGCTACTTGTTTGGAGGACTGGCTAATGACAGCGAGGACCCCAAAAACAACATCCCCAGGTACAGATGCCTTAAGAAGGAGATGTGAAATGTGACCAGTGGGGTAATGGGATAGATTATGCTGTGGAATGGAAGCAAACAGAGATTTTGTAGTAAGCAATTCGAAATACTTTCTGACTGAAATCTCTATTTTGTAACTAGATACCTGAATGATCTGTACACCTTGGAGCTTCGTGCTGGCTCCAGTGTTGTGGGCTGGGATATACCAATTACTTATGGTGTTTTGCCACCTCCTCGCGAGAGCCACACTGCTGTAGTGTACACAGAAAAGGACAGCAAGAAATCTCGCCTGATCATCTATGGAGGGATGAGTGGCTGTCGTCTGGGAGATCTATGGACACTTGACATCGGTAGGCTCCTGAGTTAACAGTATTACCATATTATTGTATATAATCACTCTTTGTCTCTTATTCGCATAAATTAGTCTAGTCTGTGTATTATCTAAATTATCCTGCTCTGTCTGCAGACACCCTGACCTGGACTAAGCCATCAGTGAATGGCACAGCACCTCTGCCCAGGAGTCTTCACTCTGCCACCACCATCACAAACAAGTGAGATCTCCCTGAATACCTGTTGAAATTATAAAAATGATATTATGATCATTTAGATCTCTGGAATAACAATTGGTTAAATCTCTCTGCAGTAGCTTATTTTTGATGACTGCTTGATTCTCATCTCTTTGTCTACCTCATTGTAGGATGTTTGTGTTTGGGGGATGGGTTCCCCTGGTTATGGATGATGTGAAGGTGGCCACACATGAGAAGGAATGGAAGTGCACAAACACACTGGCCTGCCTAAATCTTGGTTCGTCTCTCCGTTTTCAGTTATTGGTGCTACTACTTGCATCAAACCGTACACACTGATTGTTTCTCTAGATTTGATTTGTGTATTATGAATTGATCGACTCCAACAAACTCAGTCTGAGTGAACATTCATTGGTAAATGGCAGTGTCACCTGGTGGTCAAGTTATATTACTgtcaaaaaataaaatgtaaacctCATGTTTCTTTTTACCCCAGACTCCATGGCCTGGGAATCAGTGGTGATGGATACTCTGGAGGACAATATCCCAAGGGCCCGGGCAGGACATTGCTCTGTGGCCATCAACTCTAGGTTGTATGTCTGGAGTGGCCGTGACGGTTACCGTAAAGCATGGAACAACCAAGTCTGCTGTAAAGACCTCTGGTACCTTGAAACAGGTGAGTCAACTCCTATTTGCTCATTTACTCTGGTAAAGCAAGCCCACAGTATTTGCTCAACTGTGCTCTTTGTGAGGCTTTCTCTGCTTCTGTTGATTGCTTATAAGATATGTGACCATTTTATGTTTTGGTTACAGAGAGGCCACATGCTCCCTCGAGAGTGCAGCTAGTCCGTGCCAACACCAACTCCCTGGAGGTAAGCTGGGGCGCTGTGTCCACTGCAGACACCTATCTGCTGCAGCTACAAAAGTACGACATTCCTGCTGCCACTGCTGTGACCTCGCCGGCCCTCAATGCCGCCACCTCTCTGCAAGGGAACTTGCCTAAGGGCCCAGCCACAGCTGCTCCCTCTGCTCAGAACCTACCACACACAGGTATCACTATTGTGCCCCAGGCTTCTTCCCCTACAATCCTTCCCAACATTCCCAGAAGCCCGCTGGCTGCCTCCACAGCTCATGGGCCAGGTAAAACCATGGATGTCCTACTTGTTAAGTGGAGGTTGTTTGTACCATTTTATGGACAATTGTCACAGTTTTCATTGTTCATCTTTACAGCCCATTGTATTTTGATAACCGTATACCAAGTGGTATGTAAAAAGCAGACCTCAAAGGCTCTATATACTGAGCAggttttctgttgttttgacAGCTATCTTGAAGGTTGCAGCGCCTCCATCTGGCACGGGTACCTCCCTTGTCACTGTGCGACCCAACCAGGCTGGGAAATCCCCTGTCACTGTGACATCACTTCTTCCAGGAGTTCGCATGGTTGTTCCTGCCCAGACTGCCCAAGGAACAGTATGGACAATTGTGAAATGGTTTTGTTATTCAAGGATAAAAAGTTGTCTCGAGAGTAATGCCAAGAGTATTGTCTCACTCAGGACTGTTTGTTTTTCTTTTAGCCAGTCGGCAGCAGCCCTCAGATGAGTGGCATGGCAGCTTTGGCTGCAGCTGCAGCAGCCACACAGAAGATCCCACCCTCTTCAAGCACTGTACTCAACATTCCAGCAGGTGCCACCCTTGTCAAAACCATGGCTGGCTCCACCACAGTCAAAATGGCATCTCCTCTCATGGTAAGACCCTCTCATGGTAAGACTCATCAAATATcagtctgtaaaaaaaaaaatattaaactcAATGGCAGAATGTATGGGTTTGTCAGGTAGTCTCTGTCATGGCCCAGTTTAGAATTTACACCCGTAACACAGTTTGTATTTTCTACTTCCAGGTTAGTAACCCAGCCACTCGCATGCTGAAGACAGCTGCAGCTCAGGTGGGCACAGCGACCGTATCGTCACCCAACTCGCCCAACAGACCTATCATCACTGTGCACAAGTCGGGCACGGTTACCGTAGCCCAGCAACACCAGGTGGTTACCACCATGGTGGGAGGAGTCACCAAGACCATCACCCTGGTCAAGAGCCCCCTCACAATGGGAGGCAGCGGCACTTTGGTGAGAGAACTAGGCAGTCTTACAGGACACGGAGGGGAGGGAATACAGGCAGAAGGTTGTGAGAAATGTCTCTCCTTATACAAGATCTCGCTCCTTAAGAATTTGATATGCATGCTGTGAACTGAGAAATAGTTTCACACTTTGgctagttttttgttgttgtcccccACACGTATCAGATGAATCTTATATGGCCTAGACATGAACCCGTGATAGAAGATGTGGCTGTGGAAACCTCCAAGATAAGGAACAGCTTGAGTTCATAGATCTGCACGACTGTCAGGGTCAGTTAGATTGGCTGTACTCACAGTTCAGCCGTACTCCTTTCAGTTGTCCACATGACACTGATCTCCTGGCGCCAAATACTGTGATGTTTTCTGGTGACTCATAAACTTTAGTCTCTCTCCTATGTCAGCAGATCTCCAACCTTGGCAAGATGATGTCTGTGGTACAAACCAAGCCAGTGCAGACATCGGCTGTTACAGGCCAGGCTTCCACTAACCCTCTCACACAGCTCATACAGGTCAGCTATCTGCatgagagcaggaggaggaggtagcTAAAACTCCAGGGGCAGGCTCAGCCTGCTTTCAGTTGATCATGTTCATAATCCACTTTGTCTCCTGTAGACCAAGGGTTCTCTCCCTGCCGGCACCATACTGAAGCTGGTGACCTCAGCGGACGGCAAgcccaccaccatcatcaccacatccCAGGCGGGAGGAACCGGGAACAAACCCACCATCCTGAACATCAGCGGCATGTCGCCCACCACAACCAAACAGGGCACCACCATCATCAAGACCATCCCTATGTCTGCTATTATGACCCAGCCTGGAGCCACAGGTCAGAACCCACTGGCTTCATGTTTCAGGGACAATTCAGCACGATACAAGAGGACCATATGCTGACAGTTTGTTTTGTTGCTAACAGTGACCAGCAGCACAGGGAAGACGCCCTATACCATCATCAGCACCAAGATGATGACCACTGGCACTCCAGGCAAAATCATCACTACCATGCCCAAGCTTGGTACTGCAACTGGCCAGCAAGGGCTGACACAGGTACCTCACAGAAATGATGACCCTTACAACCTCTTGTAGAATATGCATATATGATATGTTTATGCATAATATTTATAGGCTATGTAAAACAATTTGAGATGTTTCAGTTTTGACATTGGTGCCTTTTTTAACTTTTAAATGTCACATGGCATTTTATATTTAGTTACAATTGATAAATATCATACGACTAAGTACAGCAGTGTTTGGAGCAGTTGAAATGCATGCATACCTCTGGGGACTATATTTTAATCTTCTCTGATGATTAGTGCTACCAATAGCTGTATCAAATGTCTTGCCCCAGTGGAAGAGTgtaatagtgccccctagcttctcaattatattattttaCCTCCCCCTTGGTTTTTATAGGTGGTTTTGAAGGGAGCCCCGGGCCAACCTGGCACCATTCTGCGCACTGTACCCATGGGTGGAGTCAGACTCGTCACCCCGGTCACGATGTCTTCTGTCAAGCCCAATATAACTACACTGGTCGTCAAGGGAACAACTGGTATGGATAACATTTTCAGAATTAAACAGGTGCTGTCTGTTCAATTCATAAGTATGCGGCTAAAAACAAAATCACGCATAGTTCCAGCTGTCTGCCCCTTGTTGAGTTAGTACTTTGTTCGTTCCCCTAGGTGTCACCACCCTGGGGACTGTCACAGGGACAGTCTCCTCCAGTCTGGCAGGGAGCATTGTAGCCAGTGCCAATGCCTCTCTGGCAACTCCAATCACCACCCTTGGCACCATTGCCA
This is a stretch of genomic DNA from Oncorhynchus mykiss isolate Arlee chromosome 7, USDA_OmykA_1.1, whole genome shotgun sequence. It encodes these proteins:
- the LOC110527899 gene encoding host cell factor 1 isoform X3, with protein sequence MTGSALQPRWKRVLGWSGPVPRPRHGHRAVAIKELMVVFGGGNEGIVDELHVYNTATNQWFIPAVRGDIPPGCAAYGFVCDGTRLLVFGGMVEYGKYSNDLYELQASRWEWKKLKAKTPKNGPPPCPRLGHSFSLVGNKCYLFGGLANDSEDPKNNIPRYLNDLYTLELRAGSSVVGWDIPITYGVLPPPRESHTAVVYTEKDSKKSRLIIYGGMSGCRLGDLWTLDIDTLTWTKPSVNGTAPLPRSLHSATTITNKMFVFGGWVPLVMDDVKVATHEKEWKCTNTLACLNLDSMAWESVVMDTLEDNIPRARAGHCSVAINSRLYVWSGRDGYRKAWNNQVCCKDLWYLETERPHAPSRVQLVRANTNSLEVSWGAVSTADTYLLQLQKYDIPAATAVTSPALNAATSLQGNLPKGPATAAPSAQNLPHTGITIVPQASSPTILPNIPRSPLAASTAHGPAILKVAAPPSGTGTSLVTVRPNQAGKSPVTVTSLLPGVRMVVPAQTAQGTPVGSSPQMSGMAALAAAAAATQKIPPSSSTVLNIPAGATLVKTMAGSTTVKMASPLMVSNPATRMLKTAAAQVGTATVSSPNSPNRPIITVHKSGTVTVAQQHQVVTTMVGGVTKTITLVKSPLTMGGSGTLQISNLGKMMSVVQTKPVQTSAVTGQASTNPLTQLIQTKGSLPAGTILKLVTSADGKPTTIITTSQAGGTGNKPTILNISGMSPTTTKQGTTIIKTIPMSAIMTQPGATVTSSTGKTPYTIISTKMMTTGTPGKIITTMPKLGTATGQQGLTQVVLKGAPGQPGTILRTVPMGGVRLVTPVTMSSVKPNITTLVVKGTTGVTTLGTVTGTVSSSLAGSIVASANASLATPITTLGTIATLSSQVINPTAITVSAAQTSLTTATTLSASTMSANQPTQVTLITTPSGVEAQPVQDLPVSFLASPTSEQPSSTEVGDVPGTVTMVCSNPPCETHETGTTNTATTASSDIGGVQRVCSNPPCETHETGTTNTTTTASTNMGGAMRTTTSSSPGTATGNQGPENLSTGTTFTPTTACSNMGSAQTGTVQSPKPAVGSTMCLNPPCETHETGTTNTATQSLSSMGNGQTGTVQRVCSNPPCETHETGTTSTPSQASSNMAGNQTGMAQRVCSNPPCETHETGTTNTATTATDGADSATSSTETPSTTASETTPATIQSRAITTVTQSTPAPGPSVPSILSITEGAAGSTEEPMQTDAATEGGETAMETGLSPELSEGQMGTGLSAEELAVTAAAQAAATEEAQALAIQAVLQAAQQAVMNEGDSGSTGQQAITIPIVLTQQELAALVQQQHQLQEAQAQAQAQAQAQAQAQAQAQAQQQGNAQALPTEGLAPADSLNDPASESNGHPEMAAAVSSAVASLLPRTSTETLAPSSTFSVASPAKLQAAVAEVANGIEGGKLNPQPAPIKTLVKKENQWFDVGIVKVTNMVVTHFFIPEEDSQVEDDSGAIPDYNQMKKMELQPGTAYKFRVAGINACGRGFFSEISAFKTCLPGFPGAPCAIKISKSPDGAHLTWEPPSVTSGKIIEYSVYLAIQSTQTAEPKASTPAQLAFMRVYCGPNPSCLVQSSSLSNAHIDYTTKPAIIFRIAARNEKGYGPATQVRWLQESSKDGASAKLAPKRPVSSPDAKAAGQKKARTDP